In Raphanus sativus cultivar WK10039 chromosome 5, ASM80110v3, whole genome shotgun sequence, the following proteins share a genomic window:
- the LOC108862822 gene encoding plastid-lipid-associated protein 6, chloroplastic, with protein sequence MAAASSTFFSPALLSNNNRSQPPCCSISSSPVLIATPRSSRLSFTTTPEKRRSLVVKSTVGEVSFREPETSGSGDKEGIETLKLKLLSVVSGLNRGLVASVDDLQRAETAAKQLESAGGPVDLTEGLDKLQGKWRLLYSSAFSSRSLGGSRPGLPTGRLIPVTLGQVFQRIDVFSKDFDNIAEVEIGAPWPLPPLEATATLAHKFELLGTCKIKITFEKTTVKTSGNLAQIPPFEIPRLPDSFRPPSNPGTGDFEVTYVDENMRITRGDRGELRVFVIA encoded by the exons atGGCGGCGGCTTCTTCTACCTTCTTCTCACCGGCACTTCTCTCCAACAACAACCGCTCTCAGCCACCATGCTGTTCCATCTCTTCCTCTCCGGTGCTCATCGCTACTCCCAGATCGTCTCGTTTGAGCTTCACTACTACACCTGAGAAGAGGAGAAGCCTCGTGGTGAAATCAACGGTGGGAGAGGTGTCCTTTCGCGAACCGGAGACATCTGGATCGGGAGACAAGGAGGGAATCGAAACGCTGAAACTCAAGTTACTG AGTGTGGTTTCGGGGTTGAACAGAGGACTCGTGGCGAGTGTGGATGATCTACAACGTGCTGAGACTGCTGCTAAACAGCTTGAATCGGCTGGTGGACCCGTGGATCTTACCGAGGGTCTTGATAAGCTCCAAGGGAAGTGGAGGCTCTTGTATAGCAGCGCCTTCTCTTCTCGCTCTCTAGGTGGTAGCCGTCCTGGTTTACCCACTGGTCGTTTGATTCCTGTCACTCTTGGCCAG GTTTTTCAAAGGATCGATGTGTTTAGCAAAGATTTCGATAACATAGCGGAAGTGGAGATAGGAGCTCCATGGCCGCTTCCGCCTCTGGAAGCCACTGCCACACTGGCACACAAATTTGAACTCTTAG GTACTTGCAAGATCAAGATCACATTTGAGAAAACAACAGTGAAGACGTCTGGAAACTTAGCGCAGATTCCTCCCTTTGAGATCCCGAGGCTTCCTGATAGTTTCAGGCCACCGTCAAACCCTGGAACTGGAGATTTTGAAGTCACCTATGTTGATGAGAACATGCGCATAACTCGTGGGGATAGAGGTGAACTTAGGGTGTTTGTCATTGCTTAA